Proteins from one Mycteria americana isolate JAX WOST 10 ecotype Jacksonville Zoo and Gardens chromosome 1, USCA_MyAme_1.0, whole genome shotgun sequence genomic window:
- the PMCH gene encoding pro-MCH, translated as MCISSYMLILSLSLFSQGFLFSVSKSLQKVEDEDMLLTTLKLGKTLQNGDRTANRGAIPLLKHYKTEDSSVLDEEDDRNMKFLDTGSRHDFLNHVMPINLGRKQLPYLALKGAMAFPADTEIRNIESIQERETADEENLAKFPIGRRDFDSKYIFIFTRNLYHSGKV; from the exons ATGTGTATCTCATCATACATgttaattctctctctctctcttttctctcaaGGTTTTCTATTCTCAGTTTCAAAATCTCTGCAAAAGGTAGAAGATGAAGATATGTTGCTAACCACGTTAAAGCTAGGAAAAACTCTTCAAAACGGAGATAGAACTGCAAACAGAGGAGCTATACCTTTGCTGAAACATTATAAGACTGAAGACAGCAGTGTTTTGGACGAAGAGGATGACAGAAACATGAAGTTTTTG GACACAGGTTCCAGACATGATTTCTTAAATCATGTTATGCCAATCAACTTAGGTAGAAAGCAACTACCTTATCTTGCACTGAAGGGAGCCATGGCTTTTCCAGCTGACACTGAAATTCGAAACATTGAATCAATACAGGAAAGAGAGACTGCAGATGAAGAAAATTTAGCTAAATTCCCTATAGGAAGAAGGGATTTTGACAGTAAGTATATCTTCATTTTTACACGAAACTTATATCATTCTGGTAAAGTATAA